One genomic region from Rattus norvegicus strain BN/NHsdMcwi chromosome 10, GRCr8, whole genome shotgun sequence encodes:
- the Srrm2 gene encoding serine/arginine repetitive matrix protein 2 isoform X7 — MVCGRMGECGKRSRSPRKPIDSLRDSRSLSYSPVERRQPSPQPSPRDQQSSERVSWRGQRGDSHSPGHKRRKETPSPRSNRHRSSRSP, encoded by the exons ATGGTGTGCGGGCGGATGGGTGAGTGCGGAAAAAG GTCTCGCAGTCCTCGGAAGCCAATAGACTCCCTTCGGGATTCCCGATCCCTCAGTTACTCACCTGTTGAGCGTCGACAGCCctcaccccaaccctcaccaaggGATCAACAGAG CAGTGAGCGGGTTTCCTGGAGAGGCCAGCGAGGGGACAGTCATTCTCCTGGCcacaagaggaggaaggagacacCTAGTCCCCGGTCTAACCGTCACCGCTCCTCCAG GTCTCCATAA